Proteins from a single region of Dyadobacter fanqingshengii:
- a CDS encoding VCBS repeat-containing protein — protein MHTKKPTRYLVFVLFLTVQLAAVRAQRPLFQLLPAKQTGITFVNSIIEDEGQNVMSYEYFYNGGGVAVGDINNDGFEDLFFTSNMGPNKLYINLGGTKGQALKFKDITNSAGKGLEGRKGGWKTGVTMADVNGDGLLDIYICYSGKVDDEKRKNQLFINQGNLKFLEQAAEYGLDNISYSTQAAFFDYDNDGDLDMMLLNHSVKKIDNMELAKFKQETDMLAGNKLFENQKNKFKEVTQKAGIHQYPLTFGLGMAIADVNQDGWQDIYVTNDYNESDYLYINNQDGTFSDVTQQYFRHLAQFSMGIDIADFNNDGLPDVMSLDMLPEDNQRQKLLQLQENYEAFELMMNQKLHKQYMRNMLQLNNGDGTFSEIAQYSGVSNTDWSWSPLLADFDNDGYKDLFVSNGYLRDYTNKDFLKYWGDYKIRRAVDKEPFQLMDLIRAMPSTKLASYIFRNNKDLTFTKMQEPWGMAQPAISSGAVYTDLDNDGDLDLVVNNINDPAFVYQNMGQEQAGNAWFQIKLKDKGANGNAVGAKVYTYSKGTQQYQEVNPNRGYLSCTPTRLHFGMEKITSIDSVKVIWPDGATELLKEVKTNQLLVLEKSGKANVKPLAAKKMAPIFQKQNSSIAYQHEGFNENDFKRQPLMLTMYSQTGPIVAKGDVNKDGLEDVFVSGDQNKQARIWLQQKDGTFREMPDFAVGDENISAATSAIFFDANGDGFDDLYVAKGGYSMFEPNTISLQDEMYLNDGKGKLNLSVLSLPNLKSSSKSCVRAFDFDKDGDQDLFVGGRIIPGRYPETPVSYLLINDGKGNYKVKDSPFFKIGMVTDAQWADLDADGNVELVICGEMMPIKVFSFNNNDFTDNTLKFFKREESGFWSSLFISDLDQDGKLDIVAGNMGLNSQIKASEKEPAELYYADFDKNGSIDPFFSFYVQGKSYPFVSRDELNDQIYPMRKKFPYYKDYANASINNMFSAEDLSNATKLEVTEMRSMCFLNKNGMFEKQPLPVHAQFAPVTMIASGDYNQDGKTDLLLLGNKTDNRLKIGSMDANYGCVLAGDGKGGFAYIAQPLSGLSVVGDVKSCIQIDINNEPCLVIGAFNQSLQFYKRAK, from the coding sequence ATGCATACAAAAAAGCCCACTCGTTACCTGGTTTTTGTATTGTTTCTGACTGTTCAACTTGCTGCGGTCAGAGCGCAGCGGCCATTGTTTCAATTGCTTCCTGCCAAACAAACGGGCATTACCTTCGTCAATTCGATCATTGAAGATGAAGGCCAGAATGTGATGTCGTATGAATATTTTTACAACGGCGGCGGCGTGGCGGTCGGTGACATCAACAATGATGGTTTCGAAGATCTTTTCTTCACCTCAAACATGGGGCCGAATAAGCTTTATATTAACCTGGGAGGGACAAAAGGGCAGGCTTTGAAATTCAAAGACATTACGAATTCAGCGGGAAAAGGTTTGGAAGGTCGGAAGGGCGGCTGGAAAACGGGCGTTACCATGGCCGATGTGAACGGCGACGGCCTGCTGGACATTTACATTTGCTACTCAGGCAAAGTGGACGATGAAAAACGCAAGAACCAGCTTTTCATCAATCAGGGAAATCTCAAATTCCTGGAACAAGCCGCCGAGTATGGCTTGGATAATATCAGTTACAGCACACAAGCGGCATTTTTTGACTACGACAACGACGGCGACCTGGATATGATGCTTTTGAATCATAGCGTCAAGAAAATTGACAATATGGAGCTTGCAAAGTTCAAGCAGGAAACGGACATGCTCGCAGGCAACAAACTATTTGAAAATCAAAAAAACAAATTTAAGGAAGTTACCCAAAAGGCTGGTATTCACCAGTATCCGCTCACATTCGGGCTGGGTATGGCCATTGCGGACGTGAACCAGGACGGCTGGCAAGACATTTACGTGACCAACGATTACAACGAGTCGGATTATCTATATATCAACAATCAAGACGGCACATTCAGTGACGTTACCCAACAGTATTTCAGACATTTAGCGCAATTCTCGATGGGGATCGACATTGCTGATTTCAACAATGACGGCTTGCCCGACGTCATGTCGCTGGATATGCTGCCCGAAGACAACCAGCGACAGAAATTATTGCAGTTGCAGGAAAATTATGAAGCATTTGAGCTCATGATGAACCAGAAACTGCACAAGCAATACATGCGCAACATGTTGCAGCTCAACAATGGAGACGGCACATTCAGCGAGATTGCCCAGTATTCAGGCGTGTCGAACACGGATTGGAGTTGGAGTCCGCTGCTCGCGGATTTTGACAATGATGGTTATAAGGATCTTTTCGTTTCCAATGGTTATTTAAGGGATTATACCAATAAGGATTTTCTCAAATATTGGGGCGATTACAAAATCAGAAGGGCAGTGGATAAGGAGCCGTTTCAATTGATGGACCTGATCCGGGCAATGCCTTCTACCAAGCTGGCGAGCTATATTTTCAGAAATAACAAAGATCTTACCTTCACCAAAATGCAGGAGCCGTGGGGAATGGCGCAACCCGCTATTTCCAGCGGTGCGGTTTACACAGATCTGGATAACGACGGCGACCTGGATCTGGTGGTAAACAACATTAATGATCCCGCTTTTGTATACCAAAACATGGGGCAGGAGCAAGCGGGCAATGCCTGGTTTCAGATTAAGCTCAAAGACAAAGGGGCCAACGGAAATGCAGTAGGGGCCAAGGTTTATACTTATTCAAAAGGCACACAGCAATATCAGGAAGTCAATCCCAACCGCGGTTACCTGTCGTGCACACCCACAAGGCTGCATTTTGGGATGGAAAAAATAACTTCCATTGATTCCGTGAAAGTGATCTGGCCGGACGGTGCGACTGAGTTGCTGAAAGAGGTGAAAACAAACCAGTTGTTGGTCCTTGAAAAATCCGGGAAAGCGAATGTAAAGCCATTAGCAGCAAAAAAAATGGCGCCTATCTTTCAAAAACAGAACAGCAGCATTGCCTATCAGCACGAGGGTTTCAATGAAAATGATTTCAAACGGCAGCCGTTAATGTTGACCATGTATTCACAGACTGGCCCGATTGTGGCGAAAGGTGATGTGAATAAAGATGGTTTGGAGGATGTTTTCGTGAGCGGAGATCAAAACAAACAAGCCAGAATCTGGTTGCAGCAAAAGGACGGAACATTCAGGGAAATGCCTGATTTTGCGGTCGGTGACGAGAATATTTCAGCGGCCACTTCCGCTATTTTCTTTGATGCAAATGGCGATGGTTTTGACGACCTGTATGTGGCCAAAGGCGGTTATTCCATGTTTGAGCCAAACACCATTTCGTTACAGGACGAAATGTATCTGAACGACGGAAAAGGCAAGCTTAACCTGTCCGTTTTGTCTCTGCCCAACCTGAAATCCAGCAGCAAATCCTGCGTCCGCGCATTTGATTTTGATAAAGACGGAGATCAGGATTTGTTTGTCGGCGGCCGCATTATCCCTGGCCGTTATCCCGAAACACCCGTTTCCTACTTGCTGATCAATGATGGAAAAGGCAACTATAAGGTGAAGGATTCGCCATTTTTCAAAATAGGCATGGTAACGGATGCGCAGTGGGCGGATTTGGATGCGGACGGAAATGTTGAGCTGGTTATTTGCGGGGAAATGATGCCTATCAAGGTTTTTTCATTCAATAATAATGATTTCACAGACAACACATTGAAGTTTTTCAAACGCGAAGAGTCCGGTTTCTGGTCGTCATTATTTATCAGTGATCTGGATCAGGACGGAAAGCTTGACATTGTAGCCGGGAACATGGGCTTGAATTCGCAAATCAAAGCATCCGAAAAAGAGCCCGCAGAACTGTATTATGCGGATTTTGACAAAAACGGCTCCATTGACCCGTTTTTCAGCTTTTATGTGCAGGGAAAATCCTATCCCTTTGTAAGCCGCGATGAACTCAATGATCAGATCTACCCCATGCGCAAGAAATTTCCCTACTATAAGGACTATGCAAATGCTTCGATCAACAATATGTTTTCCGCAGAGGACCTGAGCAATGCAACCAAACTGGAAGTGACAGAAATGCGCTCCATGTGCTTTCTGAACAAAAACGGAATGTTTGAAAAACAACCCTTACCCGTTCACGCACAGTTCGCGCCGGTAACCATGATCGCTTCCGGCGACTATAATCAGGACGGGAAAACCGATCTGCTTTTATTGGGAAATAAGACGGATAACCGGCTGAAAATCGGGAGTATGGATGCCAATTATGGCTGTGTGCTGGCGGGGGACGGTAAAGGCGGGTTCGCCTACATAGCCCAGCCGCTTTCGGGATTGTCTGTCGTTGGTGACGTGAAGTCCTGTATTCAAA